The following proteins are encoded in a genomic region of Aminivibrio pyruvatiphilus:
- a CDS encoding ParB/RepB/Spo0J family partition protein, with protein MGKEKDAGKNLPEDGQARRLTEIPVDLISPNPTQPRRHFDEGDLDDLAASISQVGIIQPVVVLAVESGYELVVGERRLRAAKKAGLSTIPAIVTEADPGEQQILALVENIHRSNLSAVEEAASLQAIMERSGWTQTELAGKLGRSQSSVANKLRLLRLEEPVQRLVMEGKLGERQARALLSLPPEDQVALAAEAAAENMAASEVEQRVKDRAPEPSKPGKKRLKKNPLSFAGPDGPTGEILRDVAALVEQNRKKGIPVVWKVKELAQRELVVELVVELKGDLGETEE; from the coding sequence ATGGGAAAGGAAAAAGACGCCGGAAAGAATCTTCCGGAGGATGGGCAGGCCAGGCGGCTCACTGAAATACCGGTGGACCTGATCAGCCCAAACCCGACCCAGCCCCGCCGGCATTTCGACGAGGGCGACCTGGACGATCTCGCGGCCTCCATTTCCCAGGTAGGAATCATCCAGCCCGTGGTGGTTCTCGCCGTGGAATCCGGTTACGAACTCGTGGTGGGCGAACGGAGGCTCCGGGCGGCAAAGAAGGCCGGCCTTTCCACCATACCGGCCATAGTCACCGAGGCCGACCCGGGGGAACAGCAGATCCTGGCCCTTGTGGAAAACATCCACAGGAGCAACCTCTCTGCGGTGGAGGAAGCCGCCAGCCTTCAGGCCATCATGGAGCGATCCGGATGGACCCAGACGGAACTCGCAGGAAAGCTGGGCCGTTCCCAGTCCTCCGTGGCGAACAAGCTCCGTCTCCTTCGGCTCGAGGAACCGGTGCAGCGCCTTGTCATGGAGGGAAAACTCGGCGAACGGCAGGCCCGGGCGCTGCTCTCCCTTCCCCCGGAAGACCAGGTCGCCCTCGCCGCGGAAGCCGCAGCGGAGAACATGGCCGCCAGCGAAGTGGAGCAGCGGGTAAAGGATCGCGCCCCGGAGCCGTCGAAGCCGGGGAAGAAAAGGCTGAAAAAGAACCCCCTTTCCTTCGCGGGGCCCGACGGCCCGACGGGTGAGATCCTCCGGGACGTGGCCGCCCTGGTCGAACAGAACAGGAAAAAAGGAATACCCGTGGTCTGGAAGGTGAAGGAACTCGCCCAGCGGGAGCTCGTGGTGGAGCTCGTGGTGGAACTCAAGGGAGATCTCGGGGAGACGGAGGAATGA